One window of Desulfonatronovibrio magnus genomic DNA carries:
- a CDS encoding ATP-binding protein encodes EEGIRSQGTGVRKPGVRSQGTEEEMGDRFLFNVFIPERLITNGCACKYVLCKESVEKHGGRIWVESEPDKGTEVCFTLPLKHSDQM; translated from the coding sequence TGAAGAAGGTATCAGGAGTCAGGGGACGGGGGTCAGAAAGCCAGGAGTCAGGAGTCAGGGGACAGAGGAAGAAATGGGGGACAGGTTCTTATTTAATGTATTCATACCTGAAAGGTTAATCACGAATGGCTGTGCCTGCAAGTATGTTCTGTGTAAGGAGTCTGTGGAAAAGCATGGCGGCAGAATCTGGGTTGAAAGTGAACCGGATAAGGGCACGGAAGTCTGTTTTACCCTGCCATTGAAGCACTCTGATCAAATGTGA